From Tautonia marina:
AGGAAATACATTGGCAAGAGCATAAATTCAAAGAAGACAAAGAACAGGAACAGATCGAGCGCGAGGAAAACCCCCATCATGCTGCCCAGGAGGAGCAGAAAGAGCGAAAAATAACCTTTGATCCCCGTTTCGATTCCCCAGGAGGCCAGGCAAGCCAGCAGACTGATCAACGCCGTCAGCAGGACCAGACTCATGCTGATGCCGTCAAGCCCCAGAAAATACTGAATCTTGAAGTAGGGAATCCAGGGGCCTCGATAGACGAGATCGCCGGAGGCCTCGTCCACCGTGGGAAAACCGGTCTGAGCGTCCGCCGCCAGAACATTTCGTTCGGCCCGCGCCTGGAGTGAGGCATCGGGACTTCCTTCTCCAAGCGAGAGGAAGGCTCCAAAGGCCATGAGCGAGACCACGAAGGTCAGTGCCGTAATGCCAAGCGCCGTGGCCTTGATCGCCAGATCGTTCCGGCCTGGCAACATCAGGACCAGCGCGCTGCCAACGACCGGGGCAGCCCAGAGCAGACTCAACAGCACGTTATCGCTCATGATCGATCTCGAAGCAGGTTCGACCGGACAGGTTGCGCTGGCGGATCCTAGCGGCTGATCCAGACGAAAATACCAACCGATAACACCACGAAGGCCAGGGAAAGCAGCATCAGGTATCCTCGCAGCTTGCCGGTCTGGAACCGTTGAAAAACGCTGCCGAAGATTCCGAGCAACTGAGCCACCAGTGTGACCAACCGATCGACGACCAGGCGGTCAACGGCCCGATTCCAACGACCCAGAATCACGACAAGCGAGGCGGCTCCATCGACGATCCCGTCGATCACAACCCGATCGAACCGTGCCAGACCGCGAGCGGTGCTCAGTACGGGGTTGACCACCAGGGCACCGTAGATCTCGTCGAGATACCATTTGTTGAGAAACAATGTGTAAAGCCCACCGAAGTGATGGGCCATGCGAGCCGGGTCAATCCGCCGAATCGTTTTGTTCGGATGATAGGCCAGAAACGCCAGTCCGACCCCGACGACCAGTACCAGGAGCGAGGTGGATGCCGCCCATACCTCCGCCGATCCCAGCGGTTGGGCCGGGATCGGTTCGCCGTATGCCAGCCAGTTCTCCAACACTGGATGAAACGGCAGACCGAAGATTGCCAGCGGCAGGATCGTCAACGGCCAGCCGATCACCACGGTTGGGATCGCCAGAATTCGCAGCGGCCAGGTGATCAACGGGCCGCTCTCATGGGCATGGGCGATCTGGTCGCCGTCGGCCCCCGATGCCGATCGTCGGGGTTCTCCAGTGAAGATCAGGAACCACATTCGGAACATGTAAAACGCGGTCATCGCTGCTCCCGCCGCAGGCAGAATCAGGAGCAGCAGATGTTTTGGTTCCGATCGCACAAAGTGAATCGTCGAGGCGAGAATGGCATCCTTGGAGTAAAATCCGCTGAAGAATGGGACTCCAGAGATCGCAAGGGTCGCCAGAAGCATCGTCATCGCGGTGATCGGCATCTTCCGCCGCAGTCCCCCAAGCGGTCGCAGATCATACGTGTGAACCGCGTGGTGAATGCTTCCAGCACCGAGAAAGAGCAATGCCTTGAAAAATGCGTGCGTCACCAGATGAAATAACCCGGCCGCCCATCCCCCGACCCCCAGCGCCAGCATCATGAAGCCCAGTTGGCTGACGGTTGAATAGGCGAGAACCTTTTTATAGTCCACCTGAACCAGGGCAATTGTCGCGGCGATAAAAAGGGTGATGCCACCCGTGTACGCAATAACGAGTAAGACCTCTGCCGTGAACAGGGGAAAGAAGCGTCCGACCAGGTAGACCCCTGCCGCCACCATCGTCGCCGCATGGATCAGGGCCGAAACCGGCGTAGGCCCAGCCATCGCATCCGGCAACCAGACGTGCAGCGGAAACTGAGCGCTCTTCCCCACGCACCCGGCAAACACCCCTAGGCCTGCAAGTGCCAGCACCCAGTAGGGGATCAGTCGCTCAACACCTCCCACGGTGACCGGTACGATCTCCCCAGGATCGTCTGTCGAAATCCGTCCCAGAGCGTCCGTTTGCCTGGCGTCAACATGCGCCAGTCCCGCGTTCAATTCCGCGATGTTGAACGTGCCGAACTGGGTCCAGAGCAATCCCAGCCCGAGCAGCATCCCGACATCGCCAATGCGGTTGGTGATGAACGCCTTGTTCGCGGCGTCGCTGTTGGACTTCTCCTCATACCAGAAGCCGATCAGCAAATACGAGCAAATGCCGACCAGTTCCCAGAAGATGAACACCATGAACGCATTGGCTGCTGCCACCAACCCGAGCATCGAGAAGCAAAACAGCGACAGGTAGGCGAAGAACCTTGGATAGCGAGGGTCGCCCGCCATGTACGACATGGAATAGACATGAATCAACAACGCGATCAGCGTGACCATCACGAACATGATCACCGTCAGTTGATCGACGTAAATTCCTAGTGGAATCGTCAGCGGTCGTTCATCGGCCGAAAGTCGATCACCCAATGCGACCCAGGACCAGTGCCCTTCCCAGGCAACCTTCTCGACATGACTGCCTGTCGCAGCGTCCTCCTCCAGCGAGGAGTCATGGTGATGCGGCGCGGGCATCCCACCCGTCTCGGCAAAGTACGCCACGAAGCCGATTGCCGCACACAGGAACGACACCCCAATC
This genomic window contains:
- the nuoL gene encoding NADH-quinone oxidoreductase subunit L, producing MMNQWQGWLYVAAVLIPLVAFAIQILANRGLRHWNAWIASGAIGVSFLCAAIGFVAYFAETGGMPAPHHHDSSLEEDAATGSHVEKVAWEGHWSWVALGDRLSADERPLTIPLGIYVDQLTVIMFVMVTLIALLIHVYSMSYMAGDPRYPRFFAYLSLFCFSMLGLVAAANAFMVFIFWELVGICSYLLIGFWYEEKSNSDAANKAFITNRIGDVGMLLGLGLLWTQFGTFNIAELNAGLAHVDARQTDALGRISTDDPGEIVPVTVGGVERLIPYWVLALAGLGVFAGCVGKSAQFPLHVWLPDAMAGPTPVSALIHAATMVAAGVYLVGRFFPLFTAEVLLVIAYTGGITLFIAATIALVQVDYKKVLAYSTVSQLGFMMLALGVGGWAAGLFHLVTHAFFKALLFLGAGSIHHAVHTYDLRPLGGLRRKMPITAMTMLLATLAISGVPFFSGFYSKDAILASTIHFVRSEPKHLLLLILPAAGAAMTAFYMFRMWFLIFTGEPRRSASGADGDQIAHAHESGPLITWPLRILAIPTVVIGWPLTILPLAIFGLPFHPVLENWLAYGEPIPAQPLGSAEVWAASTSLLVLVVGVGLAFLAYHPNKTIRRIDPARMAHHFGGLYTLFLNKWYLDEIYGALVVNPVLSTARGLARFDRVVIDGIVDGAASLVVILGRWNRAVDRLVVDRLVTLVAQLLGIFGSVFQRFQTGKLRGYLMLLSLAFVVLSVGIFVWISR